In the Bacillus sp. HSf4 genome, CGATTATTACCGGATTCATGAAGAATACGGAACTATGGCCGACTTTGAGGAGCTTCTCGAGGAAGCCCATCAACGCGGAATCAAGGTGATTATGGACCTTGTCGTCAACCATACATCGACAGAGCATAAATGGTTTAAAGAAGCATCGTCTTCGAAAGATCATCCTTACCGCGATTTTTACATTTGGAAAGATATGAAGCCGGATGGTTCGCCGCCGACAAACTGGGAGTCAAAATTCGGCGGTTCCGCCTGGCAGTTTGATGAAAAGGCGGGGCAGTATTATTTGCACCTTTACGATGTCACACAGGCTGATTTAAATTGGGAAAACGAAGAGGTCAGAAAAAAAGTGTATGAGATGATGCATTTTTGGTTTGAAAAAGGAATTGACGGCTTCAGGCTTGACGTCATCAACGTCATTTCAAAAGATCAGCGTTTTCCCGATGACGACAAGGGAGACGGACGAAGGTTTTATACGGATGGGCCAAGGGTGCACGAATTTTTGCACGAAATGAACAGAGAGGTTTTTTCTCAATATGACAGCATGACGGTCGGGGAAATGTCATCGACGACGATTGCCGATTGCATCCGCTACACAAACCCGGAAAGCCGGGAGCTCGATATGGTCTTTAACTTTCATCATTTAAAAGCGGACTATCCAAACGGCGAAAAATGGGCGCTTGCTGATTTCGATTTTCTCAAGCTGAAAAAGATTCTGTCTGAATGGCAGATTGAAATGAATCAAGGGGGCGGCTGGAATGCGCTGTTCTGGTGCAACCATGATCAGCCGCGCATCGTCTCGCGCTACGGTGATGACGGGAAATACCGCAAAAAATCGGCGAAAATGCTGGCAACCGCGATTCATATGCTGCAAGGCACCCCATACATTTACCAAGGGGAAGAAATCGGTATGACAGACCCGAAGTTTGACGATATTTCTCTTTATCGGGATGTAGAGTCTTTAAATATGTACCGCCTGATGAAAGAAGAGGGAAAATCCGAAGCGGAGATCCTCAAGATTTTGCAGGCAAAGTCACGCGATAATTCGCGGACGCCTGTGCAATGGAATGATGGGGAAAATGCCGGATTTACAACGGGAACACCGTGGATTCCGGTGCCTGACAATTACAAACACATCAATGTCGAAGAAGCGCTCCGCGATCCT is a window encoding:
- the treC gene encoding alpha,alpha-phosphotrehalase, with translation MRTKQNQWWKKATVYQIYPKSFNDTTGSGVGDIQGIIEKLDYIKELACDVIWLTPIYASPQHDNGYDISDYYRIHEEYGTMADFEELLEEAHQRGIKVIMDLVVNHTSTEHKWFKEASSSKDHPYRDFYIWKDMKPDGSPPTNWESKFGGSAWQFDEKAGQYYLHLYDVTQADLNWENEEVRKKVYEMMHFWFEKGIDGFRLDVINVISKDQRFPDDDKGDGRRFYTDGPRVHEFLHEMNREVFSQYDSMTVGEMSSTTIADCIRYTNPESRELDMVFNFHHLKADYPNGEKWALADFDFLKLKKILSEWQIEMNQGGGWNALFWCNHDQPRIVSRYGDDGKYRKKSAKMLATAIHMLQGTPYIYQGEEIGMTDPKFDDISLYRDVESLNMYRLMKEEGKSEAEILKILQAKSRDNSRTPVQWNDGENAGFTTGTPWIPVPDNYKHINVEEALRDPDSIFYHYKKLNELRKQYDIITTGDYQLILEDDPDLYAYVRNGENEKLLVINNFYGRESEFRLPDDLDVEGYTANVLISNDPDIPERLTSFKVKPYQSIVYHLRKPC